The following are from one region of the Cystobacter ferrugineus genome:
- the gltC gene encoding adventurous gliding motility protein GltC, which produces MKRLLKPFCLSLLGLTLTWAQPSPAQSFEGLDISQPKNKKKKKSSRKPRGGKKSGATQAPASDESESDAAADSSDSSAATNPPAAPAAPAAPVAPVAPPAEGTAAQPPSMGLDLTADTPPPTQTAPTMSFDAVDVSGKSGDRQRLDVAVSLFKNDEYDKAAMSAFEMLQDPKLAGLHMEARYVLAKALYRMGLYHSSLGEFSKILAVGPETKFFRTSLEWLFFISRKTKNESVILDELARHANQEFPDRFRSEFHYLLARYHFVRGKALDEVGRKEDADKSFNEVKRLVLLIPKTDVFYPRAKYLEGLAFFRFGNKAATASARRTDINTLGAIDSMKEVVRVTRNTAGLDAEQVSANQKLRELAFMQLGRTHYGMQQNRYALFYFNKVERGTSQWLESMFESSWANYRVGQYEQALGNLITLSSPFFREEYFPEAMILKAVIYYENCRYRESSLILQDFERTYLPVHDQLEIITKKQLDAAESYGVLADVQKKNKDGQEKGETDRILERILRLALTDQDLKKTNDSILELEGEMDAFSEKGDTFRYSELTKQLLEGLKTQRTALIEKAGMMAKGKLETELAALKQLLANGLRIKFETVTKEKEFLEEQLKAGGQVSIVKKYRYSVAVADDQLYWPYEGEYWRDELGTYQYTMTKGCVQRDSANRNIQQASGAN; this is translated from the coding sequence ATGAAACGTCTGCTCAAGCCCTTCTGCCTCTCCCTCCTCGGGCTCACGCTGACGTGGGCCCAGCCCTCGCCCGCGCAGAGCTTCGAGGGCCTGGACATCTCCCAGCCCAAGAACAAGAAGAAGAAGAAGTCCTCGCGCAAGCCCCGTGGCGGCAAGAAGTCCGGCGCCACCCAGGCTCCGGCCTCCGACGAGTCGGAGTCGGATGCCGCGGCGGATTCCTCGGACTCCTCGGCGGCCACGAACCCTCCGGCGGCTCCCGCGGCTCCCGCGGCTCCCGTGGCTCCCGTGGCCCCTCCGGCCGAGGGCACCGCCGCGCAGCCTCCCTCCATGGGGTTGGATCTGACGGCGGACACGCCGCCTCCCACCCAGACCGCGCCCACCATGTCCTTCGACGCGGTGGACGTGTCCGGCAAGAGTGGAGACCGCCAGCGCCTGGACGTCGCCGTGTCGCTCTTCAAGAACGACGAGTACGACAAGGCGGCGATGAGCGCCTTCGAGATGCTCCAGGATCCCAAGCTCGCCGGCCTCCACATGGAGGCGCGCTACGTGCTGGCCAAGGCCCTCTACCGCATGGGCCTGTACCACTCGTCGCTCGGTGAGTTCTCGAAGATCCTCGCCGTGGGCCCGGAGACGAAGTTCTTCCGCACCAGCCTCGAGTGGCTCTTCTTCATCAGCCGCAAGACGAAGAACGAGTCCGTCATCCTGGATGAGCTCGCGCGCCACGCGAACCAGGAGTTCCCCGATCGCTTCCGCAGCGAGTTCCACTACCTGCTGGCCCGCTACCACTTCGTGCGTGGCAAGGCGCTCGACGAGGTGGGCCGCAAGGAGGACGCGGACAAGAGCTTCAACGAGGTCAAGCGCCTCGTGCTGCTCATCCCCAAGACGGACGTCTTCTACCCGCGCGCCAAGTACCTCGAGGGTCTGGCCTTCTTCCGCTTCGGCAACAAGGCCGCCACCGCGTCCGCGCGCCGCACGGACATCAACACCCTGGGCGCCATCGACTCCATGAAGGAAGTGGTGCGCGTCACGCGCAACACCGCCGGCCTGGACGCGGAGCAGGTGTCGGCGAACCAGAAGCTGCGCGAGCTGGCGTTCATGCAACTGGGCCGCACGCACTACGGCATGCAGCAGAACCGCTACGCCCTGTTCTATTTCAACAAGGTGGAGCGCGGCACCTCGCAGTGGCTCGAGTCCATGTTCGAGTCGAGCTGGGCCAACTACCGCGTGGGCCAGTACGAGCAGGCGCTCGGCAACCTGATCACGCTCTCCTCGCCCTTCTTCCGCGAGGAGTACTTCCCGGAAGCGATGATCCTCAAGGCGGTCATCTATTACGAGAACTGCCGCTACCGCGAGTCGAGCCTCATCCTCCAGGACTTCGAGCGCACCTACCTGCCCGTGCATGATCAGCTCGAGATCATCACCAAGAAGCAGCTCGACGCGGCCGAGTCCTACGGCGTGCTCGCCGACGTGCAGAAGAAGAACAAGGATGGTCAGGAGAAGGGCGAGACGGATCGCATCCTCGAGCGCATCCTGCGCCTGGCCCTCACCGACCAGGATCTCAAGAAGACGAACGACTCCATCCTCGAGCTGGAGGGGGAGATGGACGCCTTCTCCGAGAAGGGCGACACCTTCCGCTACTCCGAGCTGACCAAGCAGTTGCTCGAGGGCCTCAAGACGCAGCGCACCGCGCTCATCGAGAAGGCCGGTATGATGGCCAAGGGCAAGCTGGAGACGGAGCTCGCGGCGCTCAAGCAGTTGCTCGCCAACGGTCTGCGCATCAAGTTCGAGACCGTCACCAAGGAGAAGGAGTTCCTGGAGGAGCAGCTCAAGGCGGGCGGCCAGGTCTCCATCGTCAAGAAGTACAGGTACTCGGTGGCGGTGGCGGATGATCAGCTCTACTGGCCCTATGAGGGCGAGTACTGGCGCGACGAGCTGGGCACCTACCAGTACACGATGACCAAGGGCTGCGTGCAGCGCGACTCGGCCAACCGGAACATCCAGCAGGCCAGCGGCGCCAACTGA
- the ybaK gene encoding Cys-tRNA(Pro) deacylase, with translation MKTNAARILDSLGIAYTLRDYEVDLEDLSAESVAAKVGMPPEQLFKTLVARGDRTGVLMAVVPGNGELDLKALARLSGDRKVDTVPLKELQPLTGYVRGGCTAIGAKKDYPVFVDETIELFDTISISAGIRGTQILLAPADYLRVTKAKVGPISRDKT, from the coding sequence ATGAAGACCAACGCGGCCCGCATCCTCGACTCGCTCGGCATCGCCTACACGCTGCGCGACTACGAGGTCGACCTGGAGGACCTGTCCGCCGAGTCCGTGGCCGCCAAGGTGGGGATGCCGCCGGAGCAGCTCTTCAAGACGCTCGTGGCCCGGGGCGACCGCACCGGCGTCCTCATGGCCGTGGTGCCGGGCAATGGGGAGTTGGATCTCAAGGCGCTCGCGCGGCTGAGCGGCGACCGGAAGGTGGACACCGTGCCACTCAAGGAGCTCCAGCCGCTCACGGGCTACGTGCGCGGCGGCTGCACGGCCATCGGCGCCAAGAAGGACTACCCCGTGTTCGTGGACGAGACGATCGAGCTGTTCGACACCATCTCCATCTCCGCGGGCATTCGCGGCACGCAGATCCTCCTCGCGCCCGCGGACTATCTCCGGGTCACCAAGGCCAAGGTCGGGCCCATCTCGCGCGACAAGACGTAG
- a CDS encoding outer membrane beta-barrel domain-containing protein, with the protein MNRLQAALLALFLAPAVPALAQNQEEGLGLDLSGDPQKPQQEETEAAAEPPAEEPPLPSPVAEAPPAEPLTPAERDVTLDDRVKSVQRKVYLKKNRFELAPFVTLSVNDPYYTKLGTAVRGAYYLSDTLAIAGRFSIMQVLPEDDVRIAKTTFQGRIFYSVPQWTAMGDVEWSPLYGKVAFLNDILHFDAYLLGGLGVVNTEAATSYAVGPLPAADLGIGMRFVAKDFLAVNVALINTTYVDRPRFTTKGATQNLMTLNAGISIFFPLKSTGRDAE; encoded by the coding sequence GTGAATCGCCTCCAGGCCGCCCTGCTCGCGTTGTTCCTCGCGCCCGCAGTACCGGCACTCGCACAGAACCAAGAAGAGGGGCTCGGACTCGATCTGAGCGGTGATCCCCAGAAGCCCCAGCAGGAAGAGACGGAAGCCGCCGCGGAGCCGCCTGCGGAGGAGCCTCCATTGCCCTCGCCCGTCGCGGAGGCCCCACCGGCGGAGCCGCTCACGCCGGCCGAGCGCGACGTCACGCTCGACGATCGCGTGAAGAGCGTGCAGCGCAAGGTGTACCTGAAGAAGAACCGCTTCGAGCTGGCGCCCTTCGTCACCCTGTCGGTGAACGACCCGTACTACACCAAGCTGGGGACCGCGGTGCGCGGGGCGTACTACCTGTCGGACACGCTGGCGATCGCCGGGCGCTTCTCGATCATGCAGGTGCTGCCCGAGGATGACGTGCGCATCGCCAAGACCACCTTCCAGGGCCGCATCTTCTACTCGGTGCCCCAGTGGACCGCCATGGGCGACGTGGAGTGGAGCCCGCTCTACGGCAAGGTGGCCTTCCTCAACGACATCCTCCACTTCGACGCCTACCTCCTGGGCGGACTGGGTGTGGTGAACACCGAGGCGGCGACGAGCTATGCGGTGGGCCCGCTTCCCGCCGCTGACCTCGGCATCGGCATGCGCTTCGTGGCCAAGGACTTCCTCGCGGTGAACGTGGCGCTCATCAACACGACCTACGTGGACCGGCCCCGGTTCACCACCAAGGGCGCCACCCAGAACCTCATGACCCTCAACGCTGGCATCTCCATCTTCTTCCCCCTCAAGTCGACTGGACGGGACGCCGAATGA
- a CDS encoding outer membrane beta-barrel domain-containing protein, with protein sequence MKTAHRLLIALALVPGLALAQAPAAPATPAAPAKPAPAPAAKPAPANPAVPPNSPVVSGSSEQEAGDVSEVDKDRLGPLRERVVPVSGHLFLKKGRLELSPSATFSIKDAFYSKYIFGGVLTYHFTETLGISLRGGYSLPTVAAAAQICTFDSTGGNTTRGCRRPTFQDLEDKAPGKILLTGGLDVQWAPIYGKMSLLSEQFLHFDLYGIAGASAIQYRAPGSTEITAGGNVGVGMRFVVNRWMTVRTEFRDLIYVEKAVNPATTLRNQLLFELGVSFFFPNAPPES encoded by the coding sequence ATGAAGACCGCCCATCGTCTGCTGATCGCCCTGGCCCTCGTGCCCGGGCTCGCGCTGGCCCAGGCTCCCGCCGCGCCGGCAACTCCCGCCGCGCCGGCCAAGCCCGCCCCGGCCCCCGCCGCCAAGCCCGCTCCCGCCAATCCGGCCGTCCCGCCCAACAGTCCCGTGGTATCCGGCTCGTCCGAGCAGGAAGCCGGTGACGTGTCGGAAGTGGACAAGGATCGGCTCGGGCCCCTGCGCGAGCGCGTGGTGCCCGTCTCCGGCCACCTCTTCCTCAAGAAGGGCCGCCTGGAGCTGAGCCCCTCGGCGACCTTCTCCATCAAGGACGCCTTCTATTCGAAGTACATCTTCGGCGGCGTGCTCACCTACCACTTCACGGAGACGCTGGGCATCAGCCTGCGCGGCGGCTACTCCCTGCCCACGGTGGCCGCGGCCGCGCAGATCTGCACCTTCGATTCGACGGGCGGCAACACCACCCGCGGCTGCCGCCGGCCCACCTTCCAGGATCTGGAGGACAAGGCGCCGGGGAAGATCCTGCTGACGGGCGGACTCGACGTGCAGTGGGCGCCCATCTACGGGAAGATGTCGCTCCTGTCCGAGCAGTTCCTGCACTTCGACCTGTACGGCATCGCGGGCGCCTCCGCGATTCAGTACCGCGCGCCCGGCTCGACGGAGATCACCGCGGGCGGCAACGTCGGCGTGGGTATGCGCTTCGTCGTCAACCGCTGGATGACGGTGCGCACCGAGTTCCGTGACCTCATCTACGTGGAGAAGGCCGTCAACCCGGCCACCACGCTGCGCAACCAGCTGCTGTTCGAACTGGGTGTGTCCTTCTTCTTCCCCAACGCCCCTCCTGAATCATGA
- the cglC gene encoding adventurous gliding motility lipoprotein CglC — translation MWIQHRRRLRVRILCATLVGHQPLKMVSPAHVCPLGILARSMSRASRRRPPAHATRLAVRGAVLRWAPTFQLILVRYTSMSARLALLLGAALLCGGCEVPSDTGKPCVLVKKDPKGTTGLEAIPVSPNDIRFNEDFISFGSVDCEELVCVRTAGTELKTTGEGDALQVLGYCSAPCNLDSATDCSVTHPSTVDDVKQTLGCRPLLLDETALSDLKKNDPVTFEEYFGRTESPNFCASKGVGTTGS, via the coding sequence ATGTGGATCCAACATCGGAGGCGGCTACGAGTTCGCATCCTATGCGCCACTCTCGTGGGCCATCAACCGCTCAAAATGGTTTCCCCGGCCCATGTCTGCCCCCTCGGTATTCTTGCAAGGTCAATGTCCAGGGCGAGCAGGCGGCGACCCCCCGCGCACGCGACACGGTTGGCAGTCCGGGGCGCTGTGCTACGGTGGGCCCCCACGTTTCAACTGATTCTGGTGAGGTACACGTCGATGTCTGCGCGTCTGGCTCTTCTTCTGGGTGCCGCCCTGCTGTGCGGCGGGTGCGAGGTCCCTTCCGACACTGGGAAGCCATGTGTGCTGGTGAAGAAGGATCCCAAGGGGACAACGGGACTGGAAGCCATCCCCGTCTCCCCGAATGACATCCGGTTCAACGAAGACTTCATCTCCTTCGGCTCGGTGGACTGTGAGGAGCTGGTGTGCGTGCGCACCGCGGGCACCGAACTCAAGACGACGGGCGAGGGCGACGCCCTCCAGGTGCTGGGCTATTGCAGCGCACCGTGCAACCTGGACAGCGCCACCGACTGCTCGGTCACCCACCCGTCAACGGTCGATGACGTCAAGCAGACCCTGGGATGCCGTCCGCTGCTGCTCGATGAGACGGCGCTGTCGGACCTGAAGAAGAATGATCCCGTGACGTTCGAGGAGTACTTCGGCCGGACCGAGTCGCCGAACTTCTGCGCCTCCAAGGGCGTGGGCACGACGGGAAGCTGA
- a CDS encoding vWA domain-containing protein, translating to MNKTAVFVSLAGVLALTALVLGLPPSPFSTPPEDSHGASPVRPHGPLNLQPRAEASGALKMTARLSHPYIPPGTSELFATVDITGMEVPGARRMPVNLALVIDRSTSMRGYKLQQAKQAARHLVDLLREDDWLAIVHYGSDVRGLRGLPATPDNRKQMLQYIDGIWDDGGTNISAGLQEGRAQVRASGCTGCVERIILLSDGQPTEGLIEDADLSALVRDIRTGGITVSAIGVGTDFNEDLMQGFAELGSGAYGFLEDAAQLGSLFQKDLRQASTSVARDVALSFTLPQGVRLEEMLGYRFQQEGRRVTVRLPDFSSGQTERVVARLIVEDARVDSPVHVTEVSLSFRPPRDNERQLHVVDLGARVTPRMEEILARRDKEATVYAARALSAKNLTLAAEALREGRKEEAKSYVASNKALFEQAGEVATPSAVAADLAEQQELLRDYEQAEHGAAVDAAVKRSKSKSLKSFGRLGSTY from the coding sequence ATGAACAAGACGGCCGTCTTCGTCTCCCTGGCCGGCGTGCTCGCCCTCACCGCCCTGGTGCTGGGGCTGCCCCCCTCCCCGTTCTCGACGCCTCCGGAGGACTCCCATGGAGCCAGTCCGGTGCGCCCCCACGGGCCGCTCAACCTCCAGCCCCGGGCGGAGGCGTCGGGCGCGTTGAAGATGACGGCCCGGCTGTCCCATCCCTACATTCCCCCGGGCACCTCGGAGCTGTTCGCCACGGTGGACATCACCGGCATGGAAGTGCCAGGCGCCCGGCGGATGCCGGTGAACCTGGCGCTGGTCATCGACCGCTCCACGTCCATGCGCGGCTACAAGCTGCAACAGGCCAAACAGGCGGCGCGCCACCTCGTGGACCTGCTGCGCGAGGATGACTGGCTGGCCATCGTCCACTACGGCTCGGACGTGCGCGGCCTGAGAGGACTGCCGGCCACCCCCGACAACCGCAAGCAGATGCTCCAGTACATCGACGGCATCTGGGACGATGGCGGCACCAACATCTCCGCGGGACTCCAGGAGGGCCGCGCGCAGGTGCGCGCCTCCGGGTGCACCGGCTGTGTCGAGCGCATCATCCTCCTGAGCGACGGCCAGCCCACCGAGGGCCTCATCGAGGACGCGGACCTGTCGGCGCTCGTCCGGGACATCCGCACCGGAGGCATCACCGTGAGCGCCATCGGCGTGGGCACGGACTTCAACGAGGATCTGATGCAGGGCTTCGCCGAGCTGGGCTCGGGCGCCTACGGCTTCCTCGAGGACGCGGCCCAGCTCGGCTCCCTCTTCCAGAAGGATCTGCGGCAGGCCTCCACCAGCGTGGCGCGTGACGTGGCGCTGTCCTTCACCCTGCCCCAGGGAGTGCGGCTGGAGGAGATGTTGGGCTACCGCTTCCAGCAGGAAGGACGCCGCGTGACGGTGCGGCTGCCCGACTTCTCCTCGGGACAGACGGAGCGGGTGGTGGCGCGGCTCATCGTGGAGGACGCACGGGTGGACAGCCCGGTCCACGTGACCGAGGTGTCCCTGTCCTTCCGGCCTCCGCGCGACAACGAGCGGCAGCTCCACGTGGTGGACCTGGGCGCGCGGGTGACGCCACGGATGGAGGAGATCCTCGCCCGGCGGGACAAGGAGGCCACCGTGTACGCGGCCCGGGCCCTGAGCGCGAAGAACCTGACGCTGGCCGCCGAGGCCCTGCGCGAGGGGCGCAAGGAGGAGGCCAAGAGCTACGTGGCGAGCAACAAGGCGCTCTTCGAGCAGGCGGGCGAGGTGGCCACCCCCTCCGCGGTGGCGGCGGACCTGGCCGAACAGCAGGAGCTGCTCCGGGACTACGAGCAGGCCGAGCACGGCGCGGCAGTGGACGCGGCCGTCAAGCGCTCGAAGAGCAAGAGCCTCAAGAGCTTCGGACGCCTGGGCTCCACCTACTGA
- the purE gene encoding 5-(carboxyamino)imidazole ribonucleotide mutase, translating to MGGKSDLEHLRPGIDVLKELAIPHEVRVVSAHRTPDWMMQYAETAESRGLSVIIAAAGGAAHLPGMVASKTLLPVLGIPIPATVLNGFDALMSIVQMPKGVPVGTMAIGKPGAVNAALYAASILSLKYPELRPRLAAWRQARTNEVLQDREIS from the coding sequence ATGGGCGGCAAGAGCGACCTGGAGCATCTGCGCCCGGGAATCGACGTCCTCAAGGAGCTGGCCATTCCGCATGAGGTCCGGGTGGTGTCCGCCCACCGCACGCCGGATTGGATGATGCAGTACGCCGAGACGGCCGAGTCGCGGGGCCTGTCCGTCATCATCGCGGCGGCCGGAGGCGCGGCGCACCTGCCCGGCATGGTGGCCAGCAAGACGCTGCTGCCCGTGCTCGGCATCCCCATCCCCGCCACCGTGCTCAACGGCTTCGACGCGCTCATGTCCATCGTGCAGATGCCCAAGGGCGTGCCCGTGGGCACCATGGCCATCGGCAAGCCGGGCGCCGTCAACGCCGCCCTGTACGCCGCCTCCATCCTGTCGCTCAAGTACCCCGAGCTGCGCCCGCGGCTCGCCGCCTGGCGCCAGGCCCGCACCAACGAAGTGCTCCAGGACCGGGAGATCTCATGA
- the purK gene encoding 5-(carboxyamino)imidazole ribonucleotide synthase: protein MSTRTILPGGTLGILGGGQLGRMMALSARTLGYQVQSLDPDPACSARFVVDQCYTADFGNADEARRLARASDVVTLEIEKIPLATLNAVAQHAPMRPGAHVLEVVQNRGRQRAWLAQGGFPQGPWQQANSEAELTSTVEALGGRCFVKACEGGYDGRGQYPVKSSAEAPQAWRELGQRPVVVEAALDLEAELSVLVARSPRGEVVVYPPAYNHHEERILDWSLLPGQIPPEVSAQAVELGRAMATALSVEGLLVVELFLLKDGRLLVNELAPRPHNSFHATEVACLTSQFEQAVRAVCNLPLGSVEVVRPAAIVNLLGDLWLREGGPRFEAVLAMPGVRLHLYGKREARAGRKMGHLSAVGSTPEEALARIQAARQAMGA from the coding sequence ATGAGCACGCGCACCATTCTTCCCGGCGGCACGCTCGGCATCCTCGGCGGTGGACAGCTCGGCCGGATGATGGCCCTGTCCGCGCGCACACTCGGCTATCAGGTGCAGTCGCTGGATCCGGATCCCGCGTGCTCGGCGCGCTTCGTGGTGGACCAGTGCTACACCGCCGACTTCGGCAACGCCGACGAGGCCCGGCGGCTCGCGCGCGCGAGCGACGTGGTGACACTGGAGATCGAGAAGATTCCCCTCGCCACCCTCAACGCCGTGGCCCAGCACGCGCCCATGCGTCCGGGCGCCCACGTCCTGGAGGTGGTGCAGAACCGCGGCCGGCAGCGCGCGTGGCTCGCCCAGGGCGGGTTCCCCCAGGGCCCCTGGCAGCAGGCCAACAGCGAGGCCGAGCTGACCTCGACGGTGGAGGCCCTGGGCGGCCGCTGCTTCGTGAAGGCGTGCGAGGGCGGCTATGACGGACGGGGCCAGTACCCGGTGAAGTCCAGCGCCGAGGCCCCCCAGGCGTGGCGGGAGCTGGGCCAGCGGCCCGTGGTGGTGGAGGCCGCGCTGGACCTGGAGGCGGAGCTGTCCGTGCTGGTGGCGCGCTCGCCCCGGGGCGAGGTGGTGGTGTACCCGCCCGCCTACAACCATCACGAGGAGCGCATCCTCGATTGGTCCCTGCTGCCAGGACAGATTCCCCCCGAGGTGAGCGCCCAGGCGGTGGAGCTGGGACGCGCCATGGCCACGGCGCTCTCGGTCGAGGGACTGCTGGTGGTGGAGCTCTTCCTGCTCAAGGACGGGCGGCTGCTGGTGAACGAGCTGGCGCCGCGGCCCCACAACAGCTTCCACGCCACCGAGGTGGCCTGCCTCACCAGCCAGTTCGAGCAGGCGGTGCGCGCGGTGTGCAACCTGCCCCTGGGCTCGGTGGAGGTGGTGCGCCCCGCGGCCATCGTCAACCTGCTCGGGGACTTGTGGCTGCGCGAGGGGGGGCCCCGCTTCGAGGCCGTGCTCGCCATGCCCGGCGTGCGGTTGCACCTGTATGGCAAGCGCGAGGCGCGCGCGGGCCGCAAGATGGGCCACCTGTCCGCCGTGGGCTCCACCCCCGAGGAGGCACTCGCCCGCATCCAGGCCGCTCGCCAGGCCATGGGGGCCTAG